A single Pygocentrus nattereri isolate fPygNat1 chromosome 28, fPygNat1.pri, whole genome shotgun sequence DNA region contains:
- the rab35b gene encoding ras-related protein Rab-35b — protein sequence MARDYDYLFKLLIIGDSGVGKSSLLLRFADNTFSGSYITTIGVDFKIRTVEINGEKVKLQIWDTAGQERFRTITSTYYRGTHGVIVVYDVTSAESFVNVKRWLHEINQNCDDVCRILVGNKNDDPNSKVVETNDAQKFAEQMGIRLFETSAKENINVEEMFNCITELVLRAKKESVAKQQQQQQNDVVKLNKNSRRKKKCC from the exons ATGGCCAGGGACTACGATTACCTCTTTAAGCTGCTGATCATCGGGGACAGCG GTGTGGGAAAGAGCAGTCTTCTTCTGCGTTTTGCAGACAACACATTTTCAG GTAGCTATATTACCACTATAGGGGTTGACTTCAAGATCCGAACAGTAGAAATCAACGGAGAGAAGGTGAAGTTACAGATCTGGGATACAGCAGGGCAGGAGCGCTTCCGAACCATCACCTCTAC GTATTACAGAGGGACCCATGGGGTCATAGTAGTATATGATGTCACCAGTGCAGAGTCTTTCGTCAATGTCAAACGATGGCTGCATGAAATTAATCAGAACTGTGATGACGTGTGTCGAATATTAG TGGGTAATAAGAATGATGACCCAAACTCTAAAGTAGTGGAGACGAACGATGCGCAGAAGTTTGCAGAGCAGATGGGCATCCGCCTGTTCGAGACGAGCGCGAAGGAGAACATAAACGTGGAGGAG ATGTTTAACTGCATTACGGAGCTGGTGTTACGGGCAAAGAAAGAATCCGTCGccaaacagcaacagcagcaacagaaTGACGTGGTCAAGCTCAATAAGAACAGCAGACGAAAGAAAAAGTGTTGCTAG